A window of Daphnia pulicaria isolate SC F1-1A chromosome 10, SC_F0-13Bv2, whole genome shotgun sequence contains these coding sequences:
- the LOC124314887 gene encoding uncharacterized protein LOC124314887 — MNCHILLPLFAAAAVLAAPLNQNTPANTYLMDYPSVVNYPIQYGYPFRGVYEGQDLTRQNVPGFTVLAQQIAASLSNLQLYYTVKKWNTILCYLDSTCPEVVLPPTPPFGREQAYPLLVSDQLA; from the exons ATGAATTGTCAT attctgCTTCCTCTGTTcgcagctgctgctgtattGGCAGCTCCGCTCAATCAAAATACTCCAGCAAATACTTATCTGATGGACTACCCATCGGTAGTCAATTATCCAATCCAGTATGGATATCCGTTCCGGGGTGTGTATGAAGGACAGGATTTAACTCGTCAGAATGTACCCGGATTTACAGTACTGGCCCAGCAAATTGCAGCTTCACTCTCGAATTTGCAGTTGTATTACACCGTTAAAAAGTGGAATACAATTCTATGCTATTTGGATTCCACCTGTCCCGAAGTAGTACTGCCGCCTACACCTCCTTTTGGCAGGGAGCAGGCTTATCCACTTCTCGTATCCGACCAGCTCGCATAA
- the LOC124314804 gene encoding uncharacterized protein LOC124314804 isoform X2 encodes MNIAVVFSLLVACVMAAPAANPQFPASYYLMEYPVSVGDNSPTRSLPAITEFPTKHPWAPARNYPLQFNSDFDQWAAQYSDMLALEPITRNDAQDPFYPGIPYRTIPVTEDDAEAKSTSMLTSAANFQMSQWIWRWNIILCLVNPSCPNVKIPSTTVRTRNGYPGYPSFQVDMETLRAMNQDPRRGVVIPVSFAPQ; translated from the exons ATGAATATCGCG gttgttttttctctgcttGTCGCCTGCGTTATGGCAGCTCCCGCTGCAAATCCCCAATTCCCCGCTAGTTATTATTTGATGGAATATCCGGTTTCAGTTGGGGATAACTCTCCCACCCGAAGTTTACCAGCGATTACCG AATTCCCAACGAAGCATCCGTGGGCGCCTGCCCGTAATTATCCGCTCCAGTTCAATAGCGATTTTGACCAATGGGCAGCACAATACTCCGACATGTTGGCGCTTGAACCAATCACCCGAAATGACGCTCAAGATCCTTTTTATCCCGGTATTCCCTACAGAACTATTCCGGTTACTGAGGATGACGCAGAGGCAAAGTCCACGAGTATGCTAACATCCGCCGCCAATTTTCAAATGTCGCAATGGATCTGGAGGTGGAACATCATTCTTTGCCTTGTCAATCCTTCGTGCCCCAATGTCAAAATTCCGTCGACCACCGTGAGAACTCGCAACGGTTATCCGGGTTATCCTTCGTTTCAAGTTGACATGGAGACCCTCAGAGCTATGAACCAAGACCCACGACGTGGTGTGGTAATTCCGGTTTCCTTTGCTCCGCAGTGA
- the LOC124314804 gene encoding uncharacterized protein LOC124314804 isoform X1 — MNIAVVFSLLVACVMAAPAANPQFPASYYLMEYPVSVGDNSPTRSLPAITGTLTDMTQSIASWQLLKLRRKWIMIICLMDPKCPSLEFPTKHPWAPARNYPLQFNSDFDQWAAQYSDMLALEPITRNDAQDPFYPGIPYRTIPVTEDDAEAKSTSMLTSAANFQMSQWIWRWNIILCLVNPSCPNVKIPSTTVRTRNGYPGYPSFQVDMETLRAMNQDPRRGVVIPVSFAPQ; from the exons ATGAATATCGCG gttgttttttctctgcttGTCGCCTGCGTTATGGCAGCTCCCGCTGCAAATCCCCAATTCCCCGCTAGTTATTATTTGATGGAATATCCGGTTTCAGTTGGGGATAACTCTCCCACCCGAAGTTTACCAGCGATTACCGGTACGCTAACGGATATGACTCAGTCAATCGCTTCTTGGCAATTATTGAAGCTGCGTAGAAAATGGATCATGATTATTTGCCTAATGGATCCTAAATGCCCTTCGCTAGAATTCCCAACGAAGCATCCGTGGGCGCCTGCCCGTAATTATCCGCTCCAGTTCAATAGCGATTTTGACCAATGGGCAGCACAATACTCCGACATGTTGGCGCTTGAACCAATCACCCGAAATGACGCTCAAGATCCTTTTTATCCCGGTATTCCCTACAGAACTATTCCGGTTACTGAGGATGACGCAGAGGCAAAGTCCACGAGTATGCTAACATCCGCCGCCAATTTTCAAATGTCGCAATGGATCTGGAGGTGGAACATCATTCTTTGCCTTGTCAATCCTTCGTGCCCCAATGTCAAAATTCCGTCGACCACCGTGAGAACTCGCAACGGTTATCCGGGTTATCCTTCGTTTCAAGTTGACATGGAGACCCTCAGAGCTATGAACCAAGACCCACGACGTGGTGTGGTAATTCCGGTTTCCTTTGCTCCGCAGTGA
- the LOC124314796 gene encoding uncharacterized protein LOC124314796, whose translation MKLVVPGLLLLVFITIRAAPLGSENPDKIYLDDYSVPVGYRANNRDLPVISGTLTDTTQAIAGWQLSKLRKKWIYVICLFTPKSSKPDKKPNKKSKCSFVDLPFPKNFFTAFRHDPHQFDMWKNWAAEYPSEIFVPEPFSRKDAESLAYPGVPDERVFISEINTPAVYNTDVTEAKSTSILTSAANFQMAQWIWRWNIILCLVNPSCPHVNIPSTTGKTLGGYPSLLFDARQMLVKPLNQYELPE comes from the exons ATGAAGTTGGTG GTTCCTGGCCTTCTTCTGCTTGTCTTTATCACTATAAGGGCAGCTCCTCTGGGTTCTGAAAATCCCGACAAAATCTACCTGGACGATTATTCGGTTCCAGTCGGGTACAGAGCAAATAATCGAGATTTGCCAGTGATTTCAGGTACCTTAACGGATACAACTCAGGCAATTGCTGGCTGGCAGTTGTCAAAGTTGCGTAAAAAATGGATTTATGTTATTTGCCTTTTCACTCCTAAATCCTCCAAGCCAGACaaaaagccaaacaaaaaatcgaaatGTTCCTTCGTAGATTTGCCATTCCCGAAGAATTTCTTTACCGCCTTCCGTCATGATCCGCACCAATTCGATATGTGGAAGAATTGGGCAGCAGAGTACCCATCAGAAATATTTGTTCCTGAACCTTTCTCTCGAAAAGACGCTGAATCTCTTGCTTATCCAGGTGTTCCAGACGAAAGagtttttatttctgaaataAATACTCCAGCAGTTTATAATACAGATGTCACTGAAGCAAAGTCCACGAGTATCCTAACATCAGCCGCCAATTTTCAAATGGCGCAATGGATTTGGAGATGGAACATCATTCTTTGCCTTGTTAATCCTTCGTGTCCCCATGTCAATATTCCGTCGACCACCGGGAAAACTCTCGGCGGTTATCCTTCGTTGCTATTTGATGCAAGGCAAATGTTAGTGAAACCTTTGAATCAGTATGAATTACCCGAATGA